In Mycobacterium sp. JS623, one genomic interval encodes:
- a CDS encoding RNA polymerase sigma factor, producing MEAAKIVATLTRAVGDVGLAEDLAQEALVDALTQWPSSGVPRNAAAWLTTVAKRKAIDYWRRQENLDAKYAALAHDLETQGPDFSEAWDPDRIDDDVLRLIFISSHPVLSREGQIALTLRVVGGLTTDEIARAFLTATATVAARITRAKKTLAAANVPFEVPDRSEYPRRLSAVLAVIYLIYNEGYSASFGQRWIRDELCSEALRLGRVLAALVPDEAEVHGLVSLMEFQSSRFAARTDADGRPILLEDQNRTKWDRAQIQRGVAALERAANALQRKGTGWGPYALQAALAECHAVAPTAADTDWARIVLLYDGLRQIAPSPVVELNRAVALAMADPSTGPASALKILDGIDGLADSYLLPSVRGELLARLGRAAEAADEFDRAATMTDNEREREVLADKAARARG from the coding sequence ATGGAGGCCGCCAAGATCGTCGCGACGCTGACCCGCGCGGTCGGCGACGTCGGCCTCGCCGAGGACCTGGCGCAGGAAGCCCTCGTCGATGCGCTGACGCAGTGGCCATCCTCGGGTGTGCCGCGCAACGCCGCCGCGTGGTTGACCACCGTCGCCAAACGCAAGGCCATCGACTACTGGCGCCGGCAGGAGAACCTCGACGCCAAGTACGCGGCGCTGGCGCACGACCTGGAGACCCAGGGCCCTGACTTCTCCGAGGCCTGGGACCCCGACCGCATCGACGACGACGTGCTTCGGCTGATCTTCATTTCGTCGCATCCCGTGCTGTCGCGCGAGGGCCAGATCGCGCTGACGCTGCGCGTGGTCGGCGGTCTGACCACCGATGAGATCGCCCGCGCGTTCTTGACGGCGACGGCGACGGTGGCGGCGCGCATCACCCGGGCCAAGAAGACGCTGGCCGCGGCGAACGTGCCGTTCGAGGTGCCGGACCGGTCGGAATATCCGCGGCGACTCTCAGCGGTACTCGCCGTGATCTACCTGATCTACAACGAGGGCTACTCGGCGTCGTTCGGGCAGCGCTGGATCCGCGACGAGCTGTGCAGCGAAGCCTTGAGGCTGGGTCGCGTGTTGGCGGCGCTGGTGCCCGACGAGGCCGAGGTGCATGGTCTGGTGTCGCTGATGGAGTTTCAGTCGTCCCGGTTTGCCGCCCGGACCGACGCCGACGGCAGGCCCATCCTGCTAGAGGACCAGAACCGCACCAAGTGGGACCGCGCGCAGATCCAGCGCGGTGTCGCGGCGTTGGAGCGCGCCGCTAATGCGTTGCAGCGCAAGGGCACTGGATGGGGTCCCTACGCATTGCAAGCCGCTCTCGCCGAATGTCACGCCGTCGCACCGACGGCAGCGGACACCGACTGGGCGCGCATCGTGCTGCTGTATGACGGGCTGCGACAGATAGCGCCGTCGCCGGTCGTCGAATTGAACCGTGCAGTGGCGCTGGCGATGGCTGATCCTTCGACGGGACCCGCCTCCGCGCTGAAAATCCTCGACGGCATCGACGGCCTTGCGGATTCATATCTGCTGCCAAGCGTGCGCGGTGAGTTGCTGGCGCGGCTCGGTCGCGCCGCCGAGGCCGCCGATGAGTTCGACCGCGCAGCGACCATGACTGACAACGAGCGTGAACGAGAAGTGTTAGCGGACAAGGCTGCTCGGGCCCGTGGCTAG
- a CDS encoding enoyl-CoA hydratase/isomerase family protein, which yields MPVHLEITDDIAILNFGDDENRFSPEWLETVNGFLDRIEAGEAKALVTTGDGKFYSNGLDLDWLGAHSDRGDWYVDQVQQLLARVLIAPVPTVAAVNGHAFGAGSMLGMAHDFRVMRVDRGFYCFPEVDIHIPFTPGMAALIQAKLTPAAAVEAMTTGRRYGGADAEAIGLVTVTAPEDKVTSAAIDLVAPLKGKDPGTLQAIKSTMFAGAAAALRGNA from the coding sequence ATGCCCGTACATCTCGAAATCACCGATGACATAGCGATTTTGAACTTCGGCGACGACGAAAACCGGTTCTCACCCGAGTGGCTCGAGACAGTCAACGGCTTCCTCGACCGCATCGAGGCCGGCGAGGCCAAGGCCTTGGTCACCACCGGCGACGGCAAGTTCTATTCGAATGGTCTCGACCTGGATTGGCTTGGCGCCCACAGCGATCGGGGTGACTGGTACGTCGACCAGGTTCAGCAGCTGCTCGCCCGCGTGCTCATCGCCCCAGTCCCGACGGTCGCCGCCGTCAATGGCCACGCGTTCGGCGCCGGGTCAATGTTGGGGATGGCTCACGACTTTCGGGTGATGCGCGTCGACCGCGGCTTCTACTGCTTCCCTGAAGTCGACATCCACATCCCCTTCACCCCTGGCATGGCCGCGTTGATCCAGGCGAAGCTGACCCCAGCCGCCGCAGTCGAGGCGATGACCACCGGGCGTCGTTACGGCGGCGCAGACGCCGAGGCTATCGGCCTGGTGACGGTCACCGCGCCCGAAGACAAGGTGACGTCGGCAGCCATCGATCTCGTCGCGCCGTTGAAGGGCAAGGACCCCGGCACGCTGCAAGCGATCAAGTCGACGATGTTCGCGGGCGCAGCCGCCGCACTGCGGGGTAACGCATAG